The Gammaproteobacteria bacterium region ACGGGCCGCTTTTATTTTTTCGACAATCGCCCGCGCCGCGTCCAGGCACAGCGGATGCCCGACGGCCTTGAAAAATACGGAGCCCTTGCCGGTGAGGTTGCAGAATGTTTCGATGGCGAGAGCCATTTCCAGTCCCTTTGAGCAGGCGCGGAGGTTATGTGCAGCGGCCGAAGAAAGCGGCGCGCGTTTTTTTGACCGTAGCGCTGAGAAAATGCCGCGCCGCTTCGCGGCGGCGGTACGATTCGCTCGTCACCCAGTTTAATTGGATGGTGCGCCGCTCTCCGGCAAAAGGCAAATGCCCGTGCCAGGCGTTGTCGTCGCAACGAAAGGCGAGAAGCGCGCCGTTGCCGGGCGCCACTTCCAAAAAATAATCGTCAATGTCGTCGCCGTTGTGCAGCAACCGTAACCGCCCGCCGCCGTTGTCATTCCAGTCACGGTTGAGATACAGCAATACGGTGATGAGTTTGCCGCTCGAATCGCGGTGAATTTTGCCGTCGGTTTGGCGGCAGAATCCGCGCACGGTTGTCATAGTTGGGCGACCTTGGATCGGCGCGTTCAGTTTTGCGGCAAGGATTCCCGCCGTCTCCGCACTGTGCAGTTCCGCTACCAATTCGGCGAAGGCGGCGCCGCATTTCAGCGCCGACAGCGGGAAACTTCCGGCATCGGGCGGTGTCGGAAAATCGCGGTGAATATCGGGTAGTTTTTCGGCGCGGACGAAATCCGGGCACAGCAAATGCGGAAACGGAGACGCGCCCGCCTCGGCCGCTGCAAGTTTCTCCAAATCCGCGAAGATCATGCGGCAATTTTGTCCAATACGCCTTTGTATGTCAAATTCCTTTTCGTTCCACGACTTATGGCGCCTGGGATGGCGCAGCAGGCGGTTTGCATTCGGCTCGCAAGCGCGATTTTTGCCGTCATTCCCGTGCAACAGGGAAGCCGGTAGCGCCCATATCTTCCCCGCATTGCGAGAATGCGCAATCTATGCCTTCCGGGAGCGCATTGACCCTGTCGGCGGCCCTGCGGCGCCGATGCCCTTCCAATGCCGATCGTCGTCTTCGCCGCAACTCGACGGGGATAGAGCTTGCCCGCTATCCGTGCGGGTTTTACCTGTGAATCCCGGGGGGCGACGGGATCATAGCAAGGCGTCGCGCCGGGCGCTGCCGCATGACGGCGGGTAGGCAATGGGTTCTGGGCAGCCTTCCCTATTCCTTGCCTGAATCCACCGCGCGTTGATCGAAGGGATTGATGCCGTAAA contains the following coding sequences:
- a CDS encoding 2OG-Fe(II) oxygenase, with the protein product MIFADLEKLAAAEAGASPFPHLLCPDFVRAEKLPDIHRDFPTPPDAGSFPLSALKCGAAFAELVAELHSAETAGILAAKLNAPIQGRPTMTTVRGFCRQTDGKIHRDSSGKLITVLLYLNRDWNDNGGGRLRLLHNGDDIDDYFLEVAPGNGALLAFRCDDNAWHGHLPFAGERRTIQLNWVTSESYRRREAARHFLSATVKKTRAAFFGRCT